From the genome of Synchiropus splendidus isolate RoL2022-P1 chromosome 17, RoL_Sspl_1.0, whole genome shotgun sequence, one region includes:
- the LOC128748778 gene encoding ankyrin repeat domain-containing protein SOWAHA-like has protein sequence MALSEDAVLRLLVSAGGQATKADVVAHFREALDSDDPEEKRRNRALFKTLVNDVAVVKEIEGLRFVVLKKKLRHLVETGGDSGEEPPPPPPDSPGPAEPDPQANMSPVERALLRSTGDLKVKRMLSFELQKGATKTPRKRVTFSEDELTCKPHGLPLRTPPALTRVVESPQEEIRKPQMEETKVSSTVPLDHLEHKWLVTCAAGQWNQVLGLLLTDQQLAEKRDFISGFTALHWVAKCGNSQMLVKIMDLSKEGSVDVNAKAHGGYTPLHIAALHDQMYVLTMLVLEYGADVSIRDNCGKRAHHYLHRGAMQSVREMLGGPALRRPQTQVLPQEKEELDLLPDLAKGFQSISRLFQPHTPGNRKKHKQRPGFYSLSDQSEEPEEHGFRPRVGSDVFT, from the coding sequence ATGGCGTTGAGTGAAGACGCGGTTCTCCGCCTGCTGGTGTCCGCGGGCGGCCAGGCGACGAAAGCCGACGTGGTGGCTCATTTCCGAGAGGCGCTGGACAGCGACGACCCGGAGGAGAAGCGTCGGAACCGAGCGCTGTTCAAGACCTTGGTCAACGACGTCGCCGTGGTGAAGGAGATCGAAGGGCTCCGCTTCGTCGTGCTGAAGAAGAAGCTCCGACATCTAGTGGAGACGGGCGGGGACAGTGGCgaggagccgccgccgcctcccccgGACTCACCTGGGCCAGCGGAACCGGACCCGCAGGCGAACATGTCCCCGGTAGAACGGGCTCTCCTCAGGAGCACCGGGGACCTGAAGGTCAAGAGGATGCTGAGTTTTGAGCTCCAGAAAGGAGCGACCAAGACCCCCAGAAAACGAGTGACCTTCTCTGAAGATGAGTTGACCTGCAAGCCTCATGGTCTCCCTCTGAGGACCCCGCCCGCGCTGACCCGGGTGGTAGAGAGCCCACAAGAGGAGATCAGGAAACCCCAGATGGAGGAGACTAAAGTATCCTCGACGGTTCCGCTGGATCATCTGGAACACAAGTGGCTGGTCACCTGTGCGGCGGGTCAGTGGAACCAGGTCCTGGGCCTCCTGCTGACCGACCAGCAGCTGGCCGAGAAGCGGGACTTCATATCGGGGTTCACCGCCCTCCACTGGGTGGCCAAGTGCGGCAACAGCCAGATGCTGGTGAAGATCATGGACCTGTCCAAGGAGGGCAGCGTGGACGTCAACGCCAAGGCCCACGGCGGCTACACGCCGCTGCACATCGCGGCGCTGCACGACCAGATGTACGTGCTGACTATGCTGGTGCTGGAGTACGGCGCGGACGTCAGCATCCGGGACAACTGCGGCAAGAGGGCGCACCACTACCTCCACAGAGGGGCGATGCAGAGCGTCAGGGAGATGCTGGGTGGACCCGCGCTGCGCCGACCTCAGACCCAAGTCCTGCcgcaggagaaggaggagttgGACCTGCTGCCGGATCTGGCCAAGGGCTTCCAGTCCATCAGCCGCCTCTTCCAACCGCACACGCCCGGCAACAGGAAGAAGCACAAGCAGAGGCCCGGCTTCTACTCCCTCAGCGACCAGTCCGAGGAGCCAGAGGAGCACGGCTTCCGACCCCGGGTCGGGTCAGACGTCTTCACGTGA